A genomic segment from Candidatus Krumholzibacteriia bacterium encodes:
- a CDS encoding glycosyltransferase has translation MQDVRISVVVPCFNAERYVARTLDSILAQDVPAAEVIVVNDGSTDGTRGAVEPYSDSIRYLEIPNSGGPSKPRNIGIEQATGDVIVFCDADDLMLPDKLAETVRVFAQYPEVDFLFTNFLICGETDQVLVPDFLARYHDFRSSLRPTSDPGVYLMEGRNAFRHLLRANFIGTSSVACRAKVLADVGGFDESMANSEDVDLWRRIGLHGTTFGFVDRILHRYRYHEESVSHGGSKVFPGQIAGLEKQLQNCEVPADRELVDRRIHDLWLGYGMALRREGEMARSREAYRTALAARV, from the coding sequence ATGCAGGATGTGCGGATTTCGGTGGTGGTTCCCTGCTTCAATGCAGAGCGATATGTCGCACGAACGCTCGACTCCATATTGGCCCAGGACGTTCCGGCAGCCGAGGTGATCGTCGTGAACGACGGATCGACGGACGGAACGCGCGGGGCCGTCGAGCCCTATTCGGACTCGATCCGGTATCTCGAGATCCCGAACTCGGGTGGACCCTCGAAGCCACGGAACATCGGGATCGAGCAGGCGACCGGCGACGTGATCGTCTTCTGCGATGCGGACGATCTGATGTTGCCGGACAAGCTGGCGGAGACGGTACGGGTCTTCGCTCAGTATCCCGAGGTCGATTTCCTGTTCACGAACTTCCTGATCTGCGGCGAGACCGACCAGGTTCTGGTGCCCGATTTCCTTGCCCGCTACCATGACTTCCGGTCTTCGCTGCGCCCGACCTCCGACCCCGGTGTGTATCTGATGGAGGGAAGAAACGCCTTTCGTCACTTGCTGAGGGCCAACTTCATCGGCACGTCCAGCGTGGCCTGCCGGGCGAAGGTTCTCGCCGACGTCGGCGGCTTCGACGAGTCGATGGCGAATTCCGAGGACGTGGACCTGTGGCGCCGGATCGGTCTTCACGGGACGACCTTCGGGTTCGTCGACCGGATCCTGCACCGGTATCGCTACCACGAGGAGAGCGTGTCGCACGGGGGGAGCAAAGTGTTTCCGGGTCAGATCGCGGGACTGGAAAAGCAGCTACAGAACTGCGAAGTGCCCGCGGATCGTGAACTGGTCGATCGGCGCATCCACGATCTTTGGCTGGGTTACGGGATGGCCTTGCGCCGGGAGGGGGAGATGGCGCGGTCCCGGGAGGCCTACCGCACGGCGCTGGCCGCGCGGGT
- a CDS encoding lipopolysaccharide biosynthesis protein yields MGGKALGIRPGMIRDTFRHAAVYSVATMAGRIIGFVMLPFYANILRDVGYGVIGMIDASLFLLTSLIGYNLHGAITRIYHEEPDPAAKPTVVSTGTWLAGLVVLALALVGAVFSKPASTLLLGTPEHWDLICMALVTFVCGMVMQSAMSILIITRRSAIFSMISIVKLVISLSLNIYLIVILRLGLFGYFLAGMISALIGLAISLVVLKHYCGFRWDRGFARSLYQYQYPLIPGSLTRFGARQAERVIVRYQIDLATVGVLEMAYKFPVLINMLVINPFNKSWGTKALEIADEPGAPRHIANMFVYFFFISTAAFLALAVNIETVLKLLTPPEFWPAARVAQIDAAQVVMSGAALYLGFGLYYAKKTGVLARITIVTSVFKLGLSFVLIGIWGLYGAAWSGLLTALAMAVAQWIHSQRYYRLPIDWGKIVLIAVCAGGLMIGIGQIDVASVAAWGEPVLGWVQGELEGLRGTWLGDLKEGKVIRLVQERTDLVLDLAVRTALVGTFFLLLPVVHVETQRKVLALAKRVRGAG; encoded by the coding sequence GTGGGTGGCAAGGCGCTCGGGATCCGTCCCGGCATGATCCGCGACACCTTCCGCCACGCGGCGGTGTACAGCGTGGCCACCATGGCGGGCCGGATCATCGGCTTCGTCATGTTGCCGTTCTACGCGAACATCCTTCGCGACGTGGGCTACGGCGTGATCGGGATGATCGATGCGTCGCTGTTCCTGCTGACCAGCTTGATCGGCTACAACCTGCACGGCGCGATCACGCGAATCTACCACGAAGAGCCCGACCCGGCGGCGAAGCCGACGGTGGTGTCGACGGGCACCTGGCTGGCGGGCCTGGTGGTCCTGGCGCTGGCGCTGGTGGGTGCGGTGTTCAGCAAGCCGGCCTCGACCCTCCTGCTGGGCACTCCTGAGCACTGGGATCTCATCTGCATGGCCCTGGTGACGTTTGTCTGTGGCATGGTCATGCAGTCCGCCATGTCGATCCTGATCATCACCAGGAGATCGGCGATCTTCTCGATGATCTCGATCGTGAAGCTCGTGATCAGTTTGAGCCTGAACATCTATCTGATCGTGATCCTCCGCCTGGGCCTGTTCGGTTACTTCCTGGCCGGAATGATCTCGGCGCTGATCGGCTTGGCGATCAGCCTGGTCGTGCTCAAGCACTACTGCGGATTCCGGTGGGACCGGGGCTTCGCGCGAAGCCTCTACCAGTACCAGTATCCGTTGATCCCCGGCTCGCTCACGCGCTTCGGTGCCCGCCAAGCGGAGCGGGTCATCGTTCGCTACCAGATCGACCTGGCCACCGTCGGCGTGCTCGAGATGGCCTACAAGTTCCCGGTCCTGATCAACATGCTGGTCATCAATCCCTTCAACAAGAGCTGGGGGACCAAGGCGCTCGAGATCGCAGACGAACCCGGTGCGCCGCGCCACATCGCCAACATGTTTGTCTATTTCTTCTTCATCTCCACGGCCGCGTTCCTGGCGCTGGCCGTGAACATCGAAACGGTGTTGAAGTTGCTGACACCGCCCGAGTTCTGGCCGGCGGCCCGGGTCGCCCAGATCGATGCCGCGCAGGTCGTCATGTCGGGCGCGGCACTGTATCTGGGCTTCGGGTTGTACTACGCCAAGAAGACCGGCGTGCTGGCGCGGATCACCATCGTGACCTCGGTGTTCAAGCTCGGACTGTCGTTCGTGCTGATCGGCATCTGGGGGCTCTACGGTGCGGCCTGGTCGGGGCTGTTGACGGCCCTCGCGATGGCCGTGGCGCAATGGATCCATTCCCAGCGATACTATCGATTGCCCATCGACTGGGGGAAGATCGTTCTGATCGCGGTGTGCGCGGGGGGGCTGATGATCGGGATCGGTCAGATCGACGTGGCGTCGGTGGCCGCCTGGGGAGAGCCCGTGCTCGGCTGGGTCCAGGGGGAACTCGAGGGTCTACGGGGGACCTGGCTGGGCGATCTGAAAGAGGGCAAGGTGATCCGTTTGGTGCAGGAGAGGACCGATCTGGTGCTCGACCTGGCGGTGCGCACCGCCCTGGTGGGCACCTTCTTCCTGCTGCTGCCGGTGGTGCACGTGGAGACCCAGAGAAAGGTGCTGGCGCTGGCGAAGAGAGTGCGAGGGGCGGGCTAG
- a CDS encoding O-antigen ligase family protein, with translation MALTPRDRMDFLALRPESDPSSLAQVRRAIRVLAVAGLGLLVGLGLIKVPAVFIAGAILVSLAVAAILRWPYVGLLLYVVIYITQIADLYPELKPLRPERLIGVMTLAALYLRQLREEGRIYIDRSPTTIWLIVLFAAVVNSVPLAWWPGKAVEGVVEFIKILVFYILVVQLIDSKTRLRTFMILYTAAMLYIALDGITNYLAGNVRVKPDGERLIGSTDVSGGPNQMAATMAASFPIFFLLAKCRAIGWWRVLYAAGTILATIVVILTNSRSGMIGFLAGMVFTWMTLRRRLVALVIGIPIVFAAWLMMPGEYQARYATLSNASEQGTAKTRYELWTKGWLMFVDHPLTGVGINCYITANPTYSERTGLDKEPYHASHSLYVQLVSNLGLPGFVAFMGFLAMFSWTLLRVIRATRRDRAWEFERVFLTGALIAVGALLVAGVFGHNLMRRQWYIFAAVGVAAARIYFHAPDAEAQREAGQQTTDRIPAPADPAARIAER, from the coding sequence ATGGCTCTGACCCCCCGAGACCGCATGGACTTCCTGGCATTGCGCCCGGAGTCCGACCCGTCGAGCCTGGCGCAGGTGCGGCGGGCGATCCGTGTGCTGGCCGTGGCGGGGCTGGGCCTGCTGGTGGGGTTGGGGCTGATCAAGGTGCCGGCGGTCTTCATCGCGGGCGCGATCCTGGTGTCGCTCGCCGTGGCCGCCATCCTCCGGTGGCCCTACGTGGGCCTGTTGCTGTACGTGGTGATCTACATCACCCAGATCGCCGATCTGTACCCCGAGCTCAAACCCCTGCGCCCGGAGCGGTTGATCGGGGTGATGACACTGGCCGCGCTGTACCTGCGGCAGCTCCGCGAGGAGGGGCGGATCTACATCGATCGGTCGCCCACGACCATCTGGCTGATCGTCCTCTTCGCCGCCGTCGTCAACTCGGTTCCTCTGGCGTGGTGGCCCGGGAAAGCGGTCGAGGGGGTGGTCGAGTTCATCAAGATCCTGGTGTTCTACATCCTGGTCGTGCAGTTGATCGATTCGAAGACCCGGCTGCGGACCTTCATGATCCTGTACACGGCCGCGATGCTGTACATCGCCCTGGACGGGATCACCAACTACCTGGCCGGGAACGTGAGGGTGAAGCCCGACGGCGAGCGGCTGATCGGATCGACGGACGTTTCGGGCGGTCCGAACCAGATGGCCGCCACCATGGCGGCGAGCTTCCCCATCTTCTTCCTGCTGGCGAAGTGCCGCGCCATCGGGTGGTGGCGAGTCCTCTATGCCGCCGGGACCATTCTGGCCACCATCGTCGTGATCCTCACGAACTCGCGGTCGGGAATGATCGGGTTCCTCGCGGGAATGGTCTTCACGTGGATGACGTTGCGGCGCCGTTTGGTCGCCCTCGTGATCGGGATCCCGATCGTGTTCGCGGCGTGGCTCATGATGCCGGGCGAGTACCAGGCGCGCTACGCCACGCTGAGCAATGCGAGCGAGCAGGGGACGGCGAAGACGCGCTACGAGTTGTGGACGAAGGGGTGGTTGATGTTCGTCGATCATCCGCTCACCGGTGTCGGGATCAACTGCTACATTACGGCGAACCCCACCTACTCCGAGAGGACGGGACTGGACAAGGAGCCGTACCACGCCTCCCATTCGCTCTACGTGCAGCTCGTGTCGAATCTCGGACTTCCGGGGTTCGTTGCCTTCATGGGCTTCCTCGCCATGTTCAGCTGGACGCTGCTCCGTGTGATCCGGGCCACTCGAAGAGACCGCGCGTGGGAGTTCGAGCGTGTCTTCCTCACCGGAGCGTTGATCGCCGTCGGGGCGCTGCTGGTCGCGGGTGTCTTCGGGCACAACCTCATGAGGAGGCAATGGTACATCTTCGCCGCAGTGGGGGTGGCGGCGGCGCGCATCTACTTCCATGCTCCCGACGCCGAAGCACAACGCGAAGCAGGGCAGCAGACGACGGATCGGATCCCGGCTCCCGCCGACCCGGCGGCTCGGATCGCGGAGAGGTGA